A single region of the Coregonus clupeaformis isolate EN_2021a chromosome 40, ASM2061545v1, whole genome shotgun sequence genome encodes:
- the LOC121555169 gene encoding transcription factor CP2-like protein 1 isoform X2 — MLFWHNQPEPYHQHSTASYIRDALAPFLKHEEERHATENGTKWSPFQYVLCAATSPAVKQQEETLTYLNQGQSYEIRMLNRKLVEYTDISSKYVKSIVRVVFHDRRLQYTEHQQLEGWRWNRPGDRILDVDTPLSVGVVEPRAHPLQLNTIEFLWDPVKNASVFIQVNCISTEFTPRKHGGEKGVPFRIQIDTFTQNEHGEYLEHMHSSSCQVKVFKPKGADRKLKTDREKIDKKSHQDREKYQSSHETTMLTECSPWPDAPNLSSTNNTPSPVYHSSPTSCSFTEGNSSPIQQGELILSGCSSDHLVPSSSPQDTQQWLQRHRFSPFCRLFSSFSGADLLKMSREDLIQICGPADGIRLFNSIKGRYIQPRLTIYVCQQQSRNQPQTKPGGGEEYHALYLEDLTLGDLSEKIALLYSVTPQQISHIYRQGPTGIHILVSDEMVQNFTEETSFVVSTLKDENNDSYHVVLK; from the exons ATGTTGTTTTGGCACAACCAGCCAGAGCCCTACCACCAGCATTCAACTGCAAGTTATATTCG aGATGCTTTGGCGCCTTTCCTGAAACACGAGGAGGAACGGCACGCAACAGAAAATGGCACCAAATGGTCTCCTTTCCAATATGTTCTCTGTGCAGCCACCTCGCCCGCTGTAAAACAGCAAGAAGAAACTCTGACTTATCTAAACCAAG GTCAGTCCTACGAAATCCGTATGCTTAACAGAAAACTAGTGGAGTATACAGATATAAGCAGCAAATATGTTAAG AGCATTGTGCGTGTGGTGTTTCATGACCGGCGCCTGCAGTACACAGAACACCAGCAGCTGGAGGGTTGGCGATGGAACAGGCCTGGGGACAGGATCCTGGATGTAG ATACCCCCCTCTCTGTGGGTGTCGTCGAGCCTCGTGCTCACCCGCTGCAGCTCAACACTATAGAGTTCCTCTGGGATCCTGTCAAGAACGCATCCGTCTTCATCCAG gTCAACTGCATTAGCACTGAGTTCACCCCTAGGAAGCATGGTGGGGAGAAGGGAGTTCCCTTCCGTATCCAGATAGACACCTTCACTCAGAACGAACATGGAGAGTACCTGGAGCATATGCACTCCTCCAGCTGTCAGGTCAAGGTCTTCAAG CCAAAAGGAGCTGATCGTAAACTGAAGACTGATAGGGAAAAGATTGATAAAAAGTCCCATCAAGACAGGGAGAAATACCAATCCTCTCATGAAACCACCATGCTTACAGAG TGTTCCCCCTGGCCTGATGCCCCAAATCTCAGCAGCACTAACAACACTCCTTCCCCAGTCTACCACAGCTCCCCCACCTCATGTAGCTTTACTGAAGG CAACAGCTCTCCAATCCAGCAGGGGGAGCTGATTCTGTCCGGCTGCTCTTCTGAT CACCTTGTGCCATCGTCCTCACCGCAGGACACGCAGCAGTGGCTTCAGCGTCACAGGTTTTCGCCTTTCTGTAGGCTCTTCTCCAGCTTctcag GCGCTGACCTGTTGAAGATGAGCAGAGAGGACCTGATCCAAATCTGTGGTCCGGCAGACGGCATCCGGCTGTTCAACAGCATCAAAGGAAG GTATATACAGCCCCGCCTCACCATCTATGTGTGTCAACAACAGTCCAGGAATCAACCACAGACCAAGCCAGGGGGGGGAGAGG AGTACCATGCTCTATATCTGGAGGACCTGACACTGGGGGACCTCTCAGAGAAGATAGCTCTCCTTTACAGTGTAACTCCCCAGCAGATCAGCCACATTTACAGACAAGGACCCACAGGGATACATATACTGGTCTCTGATGAG ATGGTGCAGAACTTCACAGAGGAAACAAGCTTTGTTGTCAGCACTCTGAAAG ATGAAAATAATGAcagctaccatgttgtgttgaaGTGA
- the LOC121555169 gene encoding transcription factor CP2-like protein 1 isoform X1 produces MLFWHNQPEPYHQHSTASYIRDALAPFLKHEEERHATENGTKWSPFQYVLCAATSPAVKQQEETLTYLNQGQSYEIRMLNRKLVEYTDISSKYVKSIVRVVFHDRRLQYTEHQQLEGWRWNRPGDRILDVDTPLSVGVVEPRAHPLQLNTIEFLWDPVKNASVFIQVNCISTEFTPRKHGGEKGVPFRIQIDTFTQNEHGEYLEHMHSSSCQVKVFKPKGADRKLKTDREKIDKKSHQDREKYQSSHETTMLTECSPWPDAPNLSSTNNTPSPVYHSSPTSCSFTEGNSSPIQQGELILSGCSSDHLVPSSSPQDTQQWLQRHRFSPFCRLFSSFSDQFVSDCGSSVNVVGADLLKMSREDLIQICGPADGIRLFNSIKGRYIQPRLTIYVCQQQSRNQPQTKPGGGEEYHALYLEDLTLGDLSEKIALLYSVTPQQISHIYRQGPTGIHILVSDEMVQNFTEETSFVVSTLKDENNDSYHVVLK; encoded by the exons ATGTTGTTTTGGCACAACCAGCCAGAGCCCTACCACCAGCATTCAACTGCAAGTTATATTCG aGATGCTTTGGCGCCTTTCCTGAAACACGAGGAGGAACGGCACGCAACAGAAAATGGCACCAAATGGTCTCCTTTCCAATATGTTCTCTGTGCAGCCACCTCGCCCGCTGTAAAACAGCAAGAAGAAACTCTGACTTATCTAAACCAAG GTCAGTCCTACGAAATCCGTATGCTTAACAGAAAACTAGTGGAGTATACAGATATAAGCAGCAAATATGTTAAG AGCATTGTGCGTGTGGTGTTTCATGACCGGCGCCTGCAGTACACAGAACACCAGCAGCTGGAGGGTTGGCGATGGAACAGGCCTGGGGACAGGATCCTGGATGTAG ATACCCCCCTCTCTGTGGGTGTCGTCGAGCCTCGTGCTCACCCGCTGCAGCTCAACACTATAGAGTTCCTCTGGGATCCTGTCAAGAACGCATCCGTCTTCATCCAG gTCAACTGCATTAGCACTGAGTTCACCCCTAGGAAGCATGGTGGGGAGAAGGGAGTTCCCTTCCGTATCCAGATAGACACCTTCACTCAGAACGAACATGGAGAGTACCTGGAGCATATGCACTCCTCCAGCTGTCAGGTCAAGGTCTTCAAG CCAAAAGGAGCTGATCGTAAACTGAAGACTGATAGGGAAAAGATTGATAAAAAGTCCCATCAAGACAGGGAGAAATACCAATCCTCTCATGAAACCACCATGCTTACAGAG TGTTCCCCCTGGCCTGATGCCCCAAATCTCAGCAGCACTAACAACACTCCTTCCCCAGTCTACCACAGCTCCCCCACCTCATGTAGCTTTACTGAAGG CAACAGCTCTCCAATCCAGCAGGGGGAGCTGATTCTGTCCGGCTGCTCTTCTGAT CACCTTGTGCCATCGTCCTCACCGCAGGACACGCAGCAGTGGCTTCAGCGTCACAGGTTTTCGCCTTTCTGTAGGCTCTTCTCCAGCTTctcag ACCAGTTTGTAAGTGACTGTGGATCTTCTGTGAATGTTGTAGGCGCTGACCTGTTGAAGATGAGCAGAGAGGACCTGATCCAAATCTGTGGTCCGGCAGACGGCATCCGGCTGTTCAACAGCATCAAAGGAAG GTATATACAGCCCCGCCTCACCATCTATGTGTGTCAACAACAGTCCAGGAATCAACCACAGACCAAGCCAGGGGGGGGAGAGG AGTACCATGCTCTATATCTGGAGGACCTGACACTGGGGGACCTCTCAGAGAAGATAGCTCTCCTTTACAGTGTAACTCCCCAGCAGATCAGCCACATTTACAGACAAGGACCCACAGGGATACATATACTGGTCTCTGATGAG ATGGTGCAGAACTTCACAGAGGAAACAAGCTTTGTTGTCAGCACTCTGAAAG ATGAAAATAATGAcagctaccatgttgtgttgaaGTGA